One Formosa agariphila KMM 3901 genomic window, CCCCTTTTGCTCCTATTGAAGGTGAGACATTAGAGCCAGAAAGACAAAAAGCTTACGAAATTGGTACAGAATGGCGTTTCTTTGGTAACCGTTTAGGTTTAGACTTCACATACTATAGTACGAATACTTACAACCAAATTTTCTACATCCAAGCTGAACCAAATCCAAACGGATATGCACAAAACATTGTAAATGCTGGGGAAATTTCTAATAAAGGTATCGAACTTGTATTAAACGGAAAACCTGTAGTTACAGATAACTTTACCTGGAATACAGCTATCAACTTTGCTAAAAACGATAACGAAGTGATTGCAGTGCACCCATCATTACAAAACGGTGAAGCTATTATTACTGCTCGTGGTGTAAATGGTTACGAGTATTCTTTAATTGAAGGAGAAGACTTTGGAAGTATTAAGGCGCGTTCTTTAGTTAGAGACGAAAATGGCACACCAATAATTAACTCTTCTGGAACACTATTAAGCACAGATTTCGAAACTGTAGCACATGCTCAACCAGACTTTACATTAGGATGGAATAACTCTTTTGAATTTGGAGACTTCCACTTCAATTTCCTTATCGATGGTAAATTTGGAGGTGATGTTGTAAGTGTTACTGAAGCTGTAAACGATAAATACGGTGTATCTCAAGCTTCTGCAGATGCTAGAAATAACAACGGCGGAATGATAAACGTTGTAGACGAAAGTGGTACTGCTTCTCAAATCGATGCACAAACGTATTACAATGCAATTGGTGGTAGAGATGGTATGTTAGGAGAATATGTTTACGATGCCACTAACATTAGCTTACGTGAATTATCTGTAGGGTACAAATTAAATTTAAACGATAGTACGATAGATAACATTAACTTCTCTCTTATCGCAAACAACCTTTTCTTCATCTATAAAGATGCGCCTTTCGACCCGAATATTGCAGCAAGTACAGGAATGGGATTACAAGGAGTAGATATTTATAACCAACCTTCTACAAGAAGTATCGGATTAAATGTTAACATAAATTTCTAAGAAAAATGAAAAATATATTAAAATACACATTGGCATCTGTTGTTGCCATGAGTTTATCAAACTGTACTGGAGATTTTGAAGATATAAACACAAATCCAAACGGAATCTCTCAAGAAAGTTTAACACAACAAAACAACCATATAGGATCTCGATTTTCACCAATGTTTTCAAATGTAATTCGTGTAGAGCCAGCCTGGAACTACCAATTACAACAAAACTTGAATGCAGATATCTTTTCAGGATATATGACTTCGCCTACACCTTTTGCAGGAAACATAAACAACCAAACCTATAGTTTAGTAAATGGTTGGAACGGTTTTATTTGGAGCGATGCTTACGATGCTAACGACGGAAATGGTGTTATGCCTTACGCTCGTGAAATCACCCAACAAGTAGAGATTTCTGGAGACCCAAACGGGATTAAATTTATTTTCTTATCTAACATCATTAAAGTTATGGCCATGCATCGTATTTCAGATGTATTCGGACCAATACGTTACTCAAAATTTAACGATTACGATACTACAGGACAATATGATTCTCAAGAAGAAGCTTACAATGCATTTTTCGCAGATTTAAGTGAAGCTATAGATGGTCTTGAACCATTTATAGAAGATGCACAATTTACTGCTTTCGACCAATCATCTCTTGGTGGAGACATTGGGCAATGGAGAGCTTTTGCTAACACATTACGTTTACGTTTAGCAATTCGTGTTTCTAAAGTAAATCCTACTTTGGCACAAACTCAAGGTGAGCTTGCATTATCTAGCAACGCTGGATTATTAGAATCTCAAGACATGTTAGTAGATATGGGTGGCTTTGTGCATCCCGTATTAACAATTAGCCAGGTTTGGGGAGATATTGCCATGAGTGCAGAAATGGAATCTATCTTAACTGGATTTAAAGACAACAGAATTTCAACTTTATTTAACGCAGCTTTAGACCCTAGTCTAGGAGCGTACAAAGGGATTCGTCAAGGTATAGAAATTGAAGCAAAAAGTGAATATGGAAGCCACTCGCCTATTGGCTCTGCCGTAAGTGGTTCTAATAAAATCTGGATGACTGCTGCAGAAGTAGCCTTCTTAAAAGCAGAAGCTGCCTTAAGAGGTTGGGCTGGTGCTGGAGATGCTAAAGCAAATTACGAAGCTGGTGTTCGTGCTTCTTTTGCACAATTTGGAGCCTCTGGAGTTGATGCTTACTTAGCAGATACAACAAGTACACCTGCAAATTTTGTAGACGCCTTAAACCCAGATAACAATATTGCTTACAATTCAGATGTTAAAATTGCATATAACGAAGCAGGTTCTAAAGAAGAGCAATTAGAACAAATTATAACTCAAAAATGGATTGCTATGTTCCCTGACGGACAAGAAGCATGGAGTGAATTTAGACGTACGGGTTACCCTAGATTATTCCCTGTAGTTGTTAACAATAGTGGAGGAACAATAGACTCAGACATTCAAATTCGTCGAATCAATTTTGTAGACGTAGAGAAAAATACAAACGGAGCAAATGTAGATGCTGCTGTAGGAATGTTAAAAGGTCCAGACACTGGAGGAACAAGATTATGGTGGGACACTGGAGCATCTAATTTTTAATCCCGAATTACCGAATTATATAAATTGATTAAGTGTTGATTAGTTCACAAAGTAAACGGGAGTTGAGTCCCGTTTACTTTATCAAAAAAAAATTAAAATGAGAGTAGATAGTACTGATATAAAAAGTATAGCCTACACGGAGGCTGGAAAATTTGAAGAAACCCGTTTTGAAAAAATTCATAACGTAATTTTCGACTCTTCAAATGAAGCATCAATAATTGTTGCTGAAGAAATAGCTGCATTAATCAAAGAAAAGGAGGAGTTAAATCAGCCTTGTGTATTAGGTCTGGCTACAGGATCTTCTCCTATAAAAGTGTATGAAGAACTAGTTAGAATGCATAAGGAAGAGGGCTTAAGTTTTTCTAATGTAGTCACCTTTAACTTAGATGAATACTACCCTATGGGGAAAGATAATATTCAAAGTTATTTCTACTTCATGCATGAGCACCTGTTTAATCATGTAGACATTCTTCCTGAAAACATTAACATTCCAAACGGAATGGTAAGTGCAGACGATTTATATCAATATTGCATCGATTACGAGTTAAAAATTAAATCGTATGGTGGCTTAGATTTTCAACTTTTAGGAATTGGACGTACTGGACATATTGGTTTTAACGAACCGGGTTCACATTTAAATTCTGGAACCAGAAGTATTACGCTAGACCACGTTACAAGAGCGGATGCTGCGCCTGCTTTTTTAGGTATAGATAACGTACCAAGAAAAGCCATTACCATGGGAATTGGTACCGTAAAAAGCGCAAAACGTATTGTATTATTAGGTTGGGGTTTAAACAAAGCTAAAATCCTTAAAGAAACTATTGAAGGCGAAGAAACTTCAAGCGTACCTGCAACCTATTTACAAGACCACGACAATACTACTTTTGTTATAGATAGCGAAGCATCATCAGAATTAACACGCGTAAAAACACCTTGGCTGGTTGCTTCTTGCCGTTGGACAGACATTTTAAAACTTAAAGCTGTGGTTTGGCTTAGTGAACTATTAGGTAAACCTATTTTAAAATTAACAGATAAAGACTATAACGACAACGGAATGTCTGGCTTGTTAACCGAAGAAGGTACGGCTTACGATTTAAACATAAAAATGTTTAACAAACTACAACACACAATTACAGGATGGCCTGGAGGAAAACCAAACGCCGATGATTCTCACAGACCAGAGCGTGCTAATCCTGCTAAAAAACGTGTTATTATTTTTAGTCCGCACCCAGACGACGATGTTATTTCTATGGGAGGAACTTTCGATAGGTTAGTAGAACAAGGTCACGAGGTACATATTGCTTACCAAACCTCTGGAAACATTGCTGTTTCAGATGAAGAGGCTTTAAAATTTGCTGAAATTATCTGCAAATTAAATCCAGATAATTCTGAAGCTAAAGCGATAATAGACTTTCTGCAAAGTAAGACAGACAAGGATATCGATTCGAAAGCATTGCGACAATTAAAAGGCTTAATCAGACAAAGTGAATCTTTAGCCGCAACACGCTATTTGGGTGTAAAAGATGAAAATGTTCACTTTTTAAATCTACCGTTTTACGAAACTGGAACCATTAAAAAAGGGAATTTAACGTCGGACGACATCGACATTGTTACATCTTTAATTGAAGCTGTTAAACCTCATCAAATTTATGCAGCAGGAGATTTGGCAGATCCGCACGGCACTCATAAAGTGTGTTTAGATGCGCTTTTTGAAGCTATAGATGTGCTTAAACCAAAAGCATTCATGAACGATTGCTGGGTTTGGTTATACCGTGGTGCTTGGCACGAATGGGAATCTTACGAAATAGAAATGGCTGTGCCTATGAGTCCGGATCAGGTACTTAAAAAACGTCATGCTATTTTCTATCACCAATCTCAAAAAGATGGTGTCATGTTTCAGGGCGACGACTCCAGAGAATTTTGGGTTCGTGCAGAAGACAGAAATCGCTTAACAGCCAAAAAATATAACGATTTAGGGCTTGCAGATTACGCTGCTATTGAAGCGTTTAAACGTTATCATTTCTAAAATAGAATGAAAAAATCACTTTTAATAATTTCAGTTTTAATCTGTTTGTCTTGTAAAAACACTCCTGAAAACATACCAATTTCAGGAACTTGGAAAATGGTTTATGCTGAAATTATTGAAAATGATACTATTCAAATTAAAGATTTACAACATACCGAGTTCATTAAAATTATCAATGACTCACATTTTGCTTTTTTCAATCAGAATATAAATTCTAATGCACATTTTTACAGCGGTGCTGGCTCTTACGTTTTAAACGGACGAGACTATGAAGAGGTTTTGAGTTACACCAATTCGGAAGCCATTAAAAATCAAACATTTTCTTTTAAAATTCAAATGAAAGGAGATACGTTAATTCAGACTGGAATAGAAAAAATCGAAGCCGCAGGAATTAATAGAACCATTACAGAAAAGTACATTAAAATTAATTGAGCCTTAAATAAGACACAATGAAAAAAATCATATTACTATTAATAATCATAACCTTTAACAGTGCTTTGAGTCACGCTCAAGATGCATTAGCAAGTACATATGATTTGATGCCTTGGCCAAAAAACATACAGGATACGAAGCAAATCCTTCCTATTACTGAAAACTTAACTATTTCTATTGACGGTCCTGCACAAGACCGTGTACACTTTGTGGCGACCTCTTTTTTAAGACGCCTTTCTGGTAGAACGGGTGTATT contains:
- a CDS encoding RagB/SusD family nutrient uptake outer membrane protein — protein: MKNILKYTLASVVAMSLSNCTGDFEDINTNPNGISQESLTQQNNHIGSRFSPMFSNVIRVEPAWNYQLQQNLNADIFSGYMTSPTPFAGNINNQTYSLVNGWNGFIWSDAYDANDGNGVMPYAREITQQVEISGDPNGIKFIFLSNIIKVMAMHRISDVFGPIRYSKFNDYDTTGQYDSQEEAYNAFFADLSEAIDGLEPFIEDAQFTAFDQSSLGGDIGQWRAFANTLRLRLAIRVSKVNPTLAQTQGELALSSNAGLLESQDMLVDMGGFVHPVLTISQVWGDIAMSAEMESILTGFKDNRISTLFNAALDPSLGAYKGIRQGIEIEAKSEYGSHSPIGSAVSGSNKIWMTAAEVAFLKAEAALRGWAGAGDAKANYEAGVRASFAQFGASGVDAYLADTTSTPANFVDALNPDNNIAYNSDVKIAYNEAGSKEEQLEQIITQKWIAMFPDGQEAWSEFRRTGYPRLFPVVVNNSGGTIDSDIQIRRINFVDVEKNTNGANVDAAVGMLKGPDTGGTRLWWDTGASNF
- the nagB gene encoding glucosamine-6-phosphate deaminase, whose product is MRVDSTDIKSIAYTEAGKFEETRFEKIHNVIFDSSNEASIIVAEEIAALIKEKEELNQPCVLGLATGSSPIKVYEELVRMHKEEGLSFSNVVTFNLDEYYPMGKDNIQSYFYFMHEHLFNHVDILPENINIPNGMVSADDLYQYCIDYELKIKSYGGLDFQLLGIGRTGHIGFNEPGSHLNSGTRSITLDHVTRADAAPAFLGIDNVPRKAITMGIGTVKSAKRIVLLGWGLNKAKILKETIEGEETSSVPATYLQDHDNTTFVIDSEASSELTRVKTPWLVASCRWTDILKLKAVVWLSELLGKPILKLTDKDYNDNGMSGLLTEEGTAYDLNIKMFNKLQHTITGWPGGKPNADDSHRPERANPAKKRVIIFSPHPDDDVISMGGTFDRLVEQGHEVHIAYQTSGNIAVSDEEALKFAEIICKLNPDNSEAKAIIDFLQSKTDKDIDSKALRQLKGLIRQSESLAATRYLGVKDENVHFLNLPFYETGTIKKGNLTSDDIDIVTSLIEAVKPHQIYAAGDLADPHGTHKVCLDALFEAIDVLKPKAFMNDCWVWLYRGAWHEWESYEIEMAVPMSPDQVLKKRHAIFYHQSQKDGVMFQGDDSREFWVRAEDRNRLTAKKYNDLGLADYAAIEAFKRYHF